Genomic segment of Pseudorca crassidens isolate mPseCra1 chromosome 10, mPseCra1.hap1, whole genome shotgun sequence:
AATCACAGGGCGCGTTGGTGGGAGGCCTCGCGGAGGGCGCGCcgggaggaaggaaggcaggagaaaGGAAGCTTGAAGGCAAGATGGAGAACGCTAGTGGCTCTGCTActgctgtggcgagcagggacttgGGATCCCAGAGGGGCCGGAGCCTGGTGCCTGAGCGGCTTCAGAGTCGAGAACATGAGCGGCAACTGGAGGTGGAAAGGCGGAAGCAAAAGCGGCAGAacgaggaggtggaggaggagaagagcGACTTTTTCGCCGCCGCCTTCTCTCGGGAGCGATTGGCCGTGGAAGAGCTTCTGGAAGGCGGGGAGTCCGTCGAGCAGCTGGAGGAGGCGGCCGCTCGGCTGCAGGGGCTGCAGAAACTAGTCAACGACTCGGTTTTGTTCCTGGCCGCCTACGACTTGCGGCAGGGGCAAGAGGTGTTGGCGCGGCTGCAGGAGGCCCTGGCCAAACGTCGCCAGGAGCTGCAGCCTAAGAAGCGTTTCGCTTTCAAGACCCGCAGGAAGGATGCTGCTTCAGCCACCAAAGTAGATTCGGCTCCCGGCGCCCCGGCAGCGGAAGGCATCCTGGCCTCCCCGCCGCCCTTGAAGGAGGAGGAAGGCTTCGACTCCAGCTGGATCTGCGGCTTCTCCAATCTGCAGTCCCAAGTCGTGGAGAAAAGAGCCGAGGAGCTGCACCAGCGGGACGTCCTTTTGACCCAACTGATTAACTGCACGATCAAACTGTATGGCAATCCCAACACCCTGCGGCTGACCAAGGCTCGAGGCTGCACGCTGCTCTGCGGCCCGGTGTCCACCTCCGTGTTCCTGGAGAACTGCAATGACTGCGTGCTGGCCGTGGCCTGCCAGCAGCTCCGCGTACACACCACGAAAGACACCCGCATCTTCCTGCAGGTGACCAGCAGGGCCATCGTGGAGGACTGCACCGGGATACAGTTCGCCCCGTACACCTGGAGCTACCCGGGGATCGACAAGGACTTCGAGGGCTCTGGTTTAGACAGGAGCAAAAATAACTGGAGCGACGTTGACGATTTCAACTGGCTGGCCCGTGATGTAGCCTCCCCAAACTGGAGTATTCTTCCTGAAGAAGAGCGAAGGATCCAGTGAGACTAAGCAATTGTCACTCTTTTCTTCACTCCTACCAAATACACTCCCTTGTGGGACTGACTCCAGCTAATGGGACCCCAAAATTTCTTGTCACGCtgtctgttttcattattttaaggcTTTAGATTGTGATAGGTTCCTACTTTCGATTTCCATTAAATTTGTGGCAGGTCTAGCACTTTAAAGAATTTTTGCTATTTTGGTGATGTTTCGGAGCTTTTGTTTGACGGTGATAATTTGAAGCCATAAGGGGAAGAGAGTGTGGTTTTTAATGCTTTGTGGTGTTTAAAACTTATTGCAGAATAAAGTaagccttcaataaatatttgtttaataaacgAATTCAGTAGGGCTAGTAGGAGCCAGTTAATGTTGAAGTAAGGTATCAAAACGTGTTCAAACTGCCATTAACCAAGAGCTTTTTTGAATTGCAGGTTTGACTTCCATACGTATTTTTCAGTGGGGCGATGGAAATATTCCTCTCTGGTCTTCAGTTACATGTTAGCTTGGGTTTTTGGCATCCAGCTAGTCTTCGACTTATTTGGATCCAAACTTTTGGCACGGACCCCAAGAGCCTCATGAGTCTTAATCACCTGTAAAGCCAAAATAGTTATAGCTGCCAATTTTTTGTGCACTTAAAATGTTATCGACACCATTGTAAACACCTTACTCATGTAAACTTATTATAAGTCCTCAAAATATTATGAGGGTAGTTTCTGTTAACTCCATTTTTCAAGTGAGGAAACAGATAAGTTGCCCAAAGGGCACACAGCCCAAGTGGCGGACTGGGATTTGAAATCGtgtagtctggctccagagcccacgttCTTAACCTCTACTAGATATTGATTTTTGAATAGTGTTAATTGAGTTGGAAAGAAAGCTTCCAAAAGTAAAGAGGGAAAATTGCTTTTCTTAAATTCTCAGGCATAATGGCGCTCCATATCTATCATACAAAAAGAATTGAGGCGAACATCTGGCTGAGTCTTGATTTTTCCACCCATTTTGCTGTTATTCGCTACTGTTACAAATTTGGCTTTCTGCTCTATATACTACCACTCATTATTCTTAAATGGAAAGTTGTAAGATTTTCAAAAAGCTTTTCTGGGCCTAGTGGCCTTGTAACTATGGATgtgctttttatttaataattaccaCAAGTATTAAGGTGCTTAAATATCTcaagtatttatgtatttaatattatatGTTCTCTTTTGTTCTGAAAAAGGATTTAAAGTGGCTTCTAGGATATGTGAAATGTAAcaagataataaaaacaaatgacaaggagGAACAAGGGTAGAATGACGGATTGGAAGCAGAAATGAagccaataaaaaaaatgtaagctGCAAAGCCCTATTCCTTAGCTGGACGTGAATCCTGATGCTTTTCCCCTCAACTATTAGCTAACTTGAAAAGGGATCCTAATCAATTTCACAGTTCGCAGCATCCACAAACAAGAGGGAAAATCGTTTACTTGGGAGCGTTAATCCttatgataaaaagaaacaacatataaTGAAATTTTCAACCATATCTTTACATTAGAAACTGACCGGTATCCTAAAGCTGTGCCCCTAGAGGCTGATAGTTTAACACAAGTGCACTTAAGAATAAAccatgcttgattttttttttggttgccccacctggcttgcaggatcttagttcccgaccagggatcgaacctgggaccCTTgaattggaagcgcagagtcctaaccactggaccaccagggaattcc
This window contains:
- the TBCC gene encoding tubulin-specific chaperone C isoform X2, yielding MSPPPPTQRNQWVKKIRPGSDVSMSGQSQGALVGGLAEGAPGGRKAGERKLEGKMENASGSATAVASRDLGSQRGRSLVPERLQSREHERQLEVERRKQKRQNEEVEEEKSDFFAAAFSRERLAVEELLEGGESVEQLEEAAARLQGLQKLVNDSVLFLAAYDLRQGQEVLARLQEALAKRRQELQPKKRFAFKTRRKDAASATKVDSAPGAPAAEGILASPPPLKEEEGFDSSWICGFSNLQSQVVEKRAEELHQRDVLLTQLINCTIKLYGNPNTLRLTKARGCTLLCGPVSTSVFLENCNDCVLAVACQQLRVHTTKDTRIFLQVTSRAIVEDCTGIQFAPYTWSYPGIDKDFEGSGLDRSKNNWSDVDDFNWLARDVASPNWSILPEEERRIQ
- the TBCC gene encoding tubulin-specific chaperone C isoform X1 codes for the protein MENASGSATAVASRDLGSQRGRSLVPERLQSREHERQLEVERRKQKRQNEEVEEEKSDFFAAAFSRERLAVEELLEGGESVEQLEEAAARLQGLQKLVNDSVLFLAAYDLRQGQEVLARLQEALAKRRQELQPKKRFAFKTRRKDAASATKVDSAPGAPAAEGILASPPPLKEEEGFDSSWICGFSNLQSQVVEKRAEELHQRDVLLTQLINCTIKLYGNPNTLRLTKARGCTLLCGPVSTSVFLENCNDCVLAVACQQLRVHTTKDTRIFLQVTSRAIVEDCTGIQFAPYTWSYPGIDKDFEGSGLDRSKNNWSDVDDFNWLARDVASPNWSILPEEERRIQ